GAGATTCTGGAGATGTGCACAGACGTGCCTGAACTGTGTCCGAGTCAAAGTCTTTCTCTGTTGCATGTTTGGTTTGCATGTTCCATGGTGAATTTGATTAGGATTGCCATGGGGACAGCATAGCAATGGGGGGAGGAGGTCAAGGCCCCAGGCCTATATAAGAAAATGAAAGTATCAATAAAAAGTGTGCGTGTGTTGGGAAAATCGCTCTTGCTGTTTCGACTATTCTATCTCGCTGTTTCGATATTATCGAGTTCGTGTTTCACGTGGTGATCACGGTCACTGTTCCAGGCATAGTCAAGTCCGTTGATTGAACTCGCCAGGCGATCATCGGGTGAGGAACTACACGATCAAGTCGATCGGTTCCAACACTACTGTGGCTTGGTTGGTGGAATGTCTAGCGGCCGGGCTGCTGGAGTACAAGGCGTGTTCTCGGCGTGGCGCGGCAGGACGCCATGGCGAACATGGTGCGCTCACCAAACTCTGCCCTGGCATCAGCTCATTTGCGTCACTTCCATCTTGTACCCGACGGAGAGAGCCGCACCGGTGCCGGCCGTCGGCCGTCTTCCCAGGGTCGCCGCTGCCTCGCGCATGCGCGTGCGTGCGCACCGGCCAGGGGGCTGTCGACGCAAATCTCGGTGAACACACGAGAGCACTCGAACGTGCGAGTCGCAAACGGACCGAAGAGCAGCAAGGCCAcacggaccggttagaccggttgagcaaaccggtcagaccggtttctagGGTTTCGCTAGAATCGGTCGTCTCAAAGGATAAGTATCACACTTACGTGGTGAAGAGCGGCAAGGTTTACGAGCAAACCAGCAAAGGATAACCAACGCGCTTATGTGACGAAGAACGACtagtttacaagcaaactagcaaaggccGTCGAAACTCTCACCCGGGAGAGACCCCGTCAGGGCGTGAACGTCGCCGGACGTGCCCTAGGTCGACCAGCGAGCTTAGGACGCCATCAATGGCCGTGGAGATCACGATGAGCAGCAAGGGAGATTGGAAAAGACTAGGATTTAGAGGTAAAAAGTAGATGCATAATGTTTTGTTTGATTGGGTGTGTCTCAATCGGCCatagccctttatatttatagggtgggaaggTCTGTACCCGTGGGAGATCAAAAATATGTTACAAACCGACTTAGAATCAAATTACAACTCTAATTCGGACTAATCTGCTaaaaaaccggtcagaccggtcaccaaatccggtcagaccggactccTCGCGTTGCACAACAGCTAAAACCGGTCAGGCCGGTTCCCaaatccggtcagaccgatttTGCGCAGATAGCTGAACTTACTGGCGCCATAACTCCTACGCCCGGactccaaattaggtgatccaTATGTCcgtttcgatcgtctcgacgaggGCTTCGTCTTGGTGCATTCAAACCCATGATTTGACCTCATCTTGATGCCTTTTTGTGTCCATCTTTGTCTATGAAATCATATCCAGAATATCCCAAAACGATCTCCATATCCTGCACAATGGTCATACATGCcaaacttgcaaaataataAGAGTTAATATTGAATTGGCTATTTTGGCATTTATCTTGCCTACTTCAGGTaatgccaattttgagtgtcaacagGGGCGCCCCACCTTGAAGACGCTGGCGCGAGCATTGCGAGGATTCGATACGTGCGGATGGCAGCTGCTTGCGTAGTCGGATGTCTGCGTAATCGGGCGCAACGGTGAAGAAGGcaggaggaagagaaagaagaaaTCGTTTGACCCGATCCATCTATCAGAAATTCAGGTGTTGAAAATGGGCAAAACATTTAGGAAATCAACTTTATTGGTATGGGCCTTTGTTTAAATTAAGCAAAGGTTTTGAATTGACTTTTATTATGGTGATGTAGAAATCACACGTCCTTATTGTTATTGATTGGCTTCTCCAGTTGAGGACACTGGATTCTACAAGCCCGGGCTGTGTCGGCTCCACAAGCCGGCCAGTTCTTATTTCTTCGTACTAGTATATAGTCTCGATCCTGTCACCATCTTCAGAGTCTTAGGGGCAGAAGACGACATTGTAGTTTGTTCCGGTGGGGCACGTGAAGGTGCTGGTGGCGTCGTCCTTGGGGTAGCTGTACGCGTCGGGGCACTCCCCCTTGAAGTACCTCGAGTAGTTGGTCGGCCCGCAGCTGTTGGCCGCCGAGCCGACGCAGCAGTACACGTCCTCCTTGAACACGGGGCACGCGTTGTTGCACGCCCCGTCCTGCCGCAGCTCCGCGGGGCACCGCGCGTTCACGTCCGCCGCGCACCGGGGGTCCCGGCCGCACCCGGACCCGCCGTCGGGGAGGAAGCTCATGGGCACGTTGAAGCCGTCGATGAGGGAGATGTCGAAGAAGTCGAGGTTGTTGAACTGGTTCAGCGCGAACTCCGCCAGCGTGTTGGGCGCGCGCCCGTACCCGGTGCAGCGCAGCACCCCGCCGCAGTCCCCCGTGCGGCAGCTCCCGCGCCCGGCCGCGTCGAACTGGCACCCCGTGCGCGCCCAGATGCGCGCCGTCGAACTGGCACCCCGTGCGCGCCCAGatgcgcgccgccgtcgtgccgGCGGGCACGTTGATGCGCCACGACTCGCTGCGGTTcagctgccgcccgccgcccaccGGCACGGAGGCCGCCCACACCGTGAAGGGGCACTGGTTCACCACGGTGAAGaccgcgccctcgccgcccgcggcgaggagggcgagcgtcgcgacggcggcgacgcagcCGATCATTGCGGAGCACGCCATTGAGAAACCGAGAGATGCAGCAGCGGACAAGGACGCCGAATGGGTGGGTATGATTGCTTAGACACGACGAGATGGACTGGGGTTTTATAGTGGACGGATCGGATGAGCTGCTGGATGGATTGGGATGTGGAAAAGATGAACTGGATCGGAAATCTGGAAGATGTCATCGGTCGTCGTTCACGTCCGTGCATGATGAACTGAATTGGTGGTGGCTGGAAAACTTTGAACGTTTCCATGGAAATTCTCGGCAAGATTGACTACGAGCTGCTTAGCTGAGATTGTTTGACGTTGACGCCCACACAGACGGCTAAAGTGGCGTCACGCGCGCATGAGCTAGTGCCGAGAGCTCATACGTGGTTCTTGTTCTTGATGTACTCTGCGATAACCGGGTTGGCCGTCAACGTCATAGGGCGCCTCGTCCAGCATTTGAACCTCACGTTCGAGTCAGGAGAGAACAAAACAACTGTTTGAGATAATAAGTGTAATAAGAGGTTGTTTGGATCTAAGTGCTAATGTCTAAATGTGCTAAAGTTAGCACTAGCCCATCCAATATAGGAGTGCTGATGGGACGGGCTAATCTTTAGCCAAGACTCAAAAAGTTTAGCAAAAATATAAGTGCTAATAAATGTTAAGTTTAGCAAAAGTATAAGTGCTAATAGATGTTAAAGGTATAACACTCAACTTTAGCCCATCTAAACAATTCTTAAGCTCcggaaaaaatatcaaaatgcAGGTAACATGCTCCACATGCACTGAGATTAGGGATGACAACGGGTCTAAACCTATCGGGTTTTGCCGTCCCAAACCCAAATCAAAATATTTGAACCCGTTTTTCATACCTGTGACGGGTTTAGAATTttgccaaaacccaaacccatcaGGTCAGAGGTACCCACATGTCACCCGTGGGTCTACACTTTACTATCGCCCTGTTTGATTTAGGGGTGAAAACAATTGCATGAAAATGTTTCCATATGTTTGGCAAACCCAACGGCATGCAAAGTCAAAAAATGGTGGATGCACACACCTAGTTGTCCCCAAAAGCAGGTAGGGAGGGGGCCTAGGGGAGGTCTGCGCCCGGGGGGGCATCTAGCGCTGGGGCACGCGAATGGGGACACCTAACGCGGTTCGATGTGGGTCCCGCCTAATGGCCCCCTCCCATGGGCTCAATTTCCCAACTGTTGGAACCAAACATATGACATTCAGCACAGAGAAAATTTTCCCCtccccaaaccaaacacggccataggCGCATAACATAGTAAACACCATTGTAGCGTATTATGAGTAAGAAATCTATGTTCATCACTAAAAATTacaaaagaaaatataaatataaatgacaAGCTCTATATTTAAATGATCATAACACCATAAAATATCACAAATCCATTATAAGCATATACAAACACGACAACTGCAAAGCGACAACACCCATACCCACCACTTAAGGGTTCACCAAAATAAGAATTGAAGGAAAATGATGTTAAATTTGTTATAAACTCACAAAATAAAATGACAATTGTTCTATGTTGGATCGGGTTTAAATAACCCATGGGTTCGCGGATTTGGGTATTGTAGGAATAAACCCGTGCACATAAACCCAACAGGTAGGATTTTGTGCCCATTAATAAACACACGGGTCTAAAAGTTGATCCAAACTTGTACTCTAATGGAGCAAAAATCCATCGGGTTTCGGATACCCATTGCAATCCCTAACTGAGATGGGGTTTTTGAATTCCTCACAAGTGGAAAGATTATTAGATGCCATGCACATATGGTGCAAGCTAGAAATGGCTAGGCTCCGTGTGTGAAATTGGATTGAACAAATTGAATTGAGACTCCACTTTCAGATTCACATGGAAATGGAAAATGAGCTCTAATTCAGTTATTTTGTTTGATTAGTAGTTGGATTATTAaattagaaacaaaaaaaaacaattgaaaGTAAAATTTGGTCGCGTATTCTAACAGAAATCCAACCGAGTGAGTACGCCCCTCTAGGTGAATGTACCGAGCGCTATAGTATTAAAGCCGACATCACTGTGTGTCGCTTGGCTgtgtggctgatggctggtgctgatttgttatgagagaacagtattgctgactggctggtagctggtggctggtgctgatttagtatgagagaataatactgctggctggttggctgataagccaagcgaacacagcgaagCAGTAAGTGGAAAGCACTCGATTTGTGGATTCAAAatagaaattaattattttattccTTCCTAATTCTTTTAATCAACTATAGATTCAAATAACTAAAATGGGATGAATCATATTAAATTCCTCAATCCTAGTCTAGTTTTGTACACCAAACATGCATAAATACAGAGGTATGCAGTGGGACATTATGTGGTTAGTTCTTGGTCACTCTTTTATCCTATTTTATTGTTCTTCGTTTCAAACATGATTAGTTTACTTAGATGGGTTTTAAGTTGATCCAATACCAAAGAAAAAATACAAATAGCAAAGTAATCATAGAGGCCAATAATATAAAAGTTATATTAGTAGGTTTATCGTGAAACAAACTATTACAATAtgtaatttttatttaaaataacttATTTTAAAAGTAGTATTGGTTAAAGTTAAAAAATTTTGCTTTTGAAAAAAATCTAAATGTAGCTATATTCTAAACTGAAGGAGTACTATGCACTAATGCCATTTTTACCTTTTGTCAGCAGCACCGCACTACAGCAGCCAACAGCCATTGGATAACACACGCACGGCTCCCATCACCCACCTCACTCTGCCCACCAATGGCGACGGGTGGCTGAGAAAAACGGAGTCCAAGCTCCCCGAACCTCCCCCCATGGCTCCTCtcgcctcccctcctctcccatACCGCGCCCCTGCCTTCCTCGCCGCCCCCGCCATCCGCAGCGGGCGGCCTCCACGCCTGCTCAGCCCGTCGCGGTCCGCGTCCCCACTCCTCTCCTCCGGCTGCGCAGGCTGCTTCCCCCGCGCCCCTCGCGCGCCCTGTACCGCCGCCCGCGaacgccgccgcgacgccgtGCGGGTAAGGCTGCCGATTACCGTCTCTAGCTCAATGCAATGTCCTGCCGCGGCGCTCGTGATTTGTGCTGCTGCGATTGCGCCAATCGAGTGTGTGCAGTGAGATCGTGTAGATACGAATTAGAGATGGGATGCACGGGCTCATGATGGCTCAGCGACATTATAGGTTATTATACATACCACTGGTATGATACAAGTGTTAGTGCGTCACTCCAGTACGTTCAGGAAAATAATGCTGTTGTTTCCTCGGGTAGACGACTAGAAACTGCTGTACCTGTAACAAGCATGCATCATGAATTAACTTTGGTCAGCTACGTCTATTCCACGACTCTGTTAAGGCACATTGGGCTTGGGGCTTGGAGGAGCATCAGATAGAGCTTTCATTTCTGCATGTATGGTGAGGAAATTTAGGAGTATGGTTGAGTGTGTTTTGTCTGCTTGAAGTGTTTTGTGGCCTTGTGAATTTAGGAGTCTTGTGCTGAAAAAGTGATCCTGCCTGGCAGGAGTGACTTTTTAAATTTCTCCTTAACTTTGTTTTTAGATTGGAAGCTTGGACACTGCAAACATGGATGCGATTCAATTTGTTTAGTTACTTGGAGAGTGCAAATACGGATGCGTCTGGTTCAGTCAGCCataggtggaggacagggaaAAACAATGCTAATCAGCGATACTTCGAGTCATGTAGAAGTTTAATATACTTTGTGGCGCACTTTAGAAATTCCTAGTTTGTATATATTAGTTCATTATTTTTCTAATAATTTCCTCAGTATCCCCATCAGTACTTTGTCTGCACTACTGAAATTGTGCTAAACTGTTACTAAATGATAAGCTAAGGCTTTTTATTAAGTACCTAGTTCAATTTGGAGTTGTGTATTGAGCTCTTAGGCTAATTGGGGACCATCACAAGTATAATGGATATGATTACTCTTGCACCTGTATTGTGTTACTTAAAGACAGTTTCATAAGTGATATGAGAAAATGGGATTGCAAGTCGAGCATAGCTCAGTTGGTGCGGCTCCCAGGTGTGGAGGCGCACCCGcccgggctcgaacccgggtGCTTGTACGCTGGGGCACGGCCCCTCTGTGGCGCGGCCCAGGCCGCCACAGTGGCACTGGTGGACCCCTCTGTTGGCCTTACCTagtgaaaaaaagagagagaatgggATCACTATTATTATTACTCAGGGGTCAGGGCATCACTTTATTTATCTTGGCAATTATGCGTGTCTTGTTGTATAGTATTACCATATTGATCTCACCTGGTCCCTTACACAGACATTCTCCCAAACTGATGCTGCTGGACAAGCACCTTTATCAAAGACTCTGTCAGACCTCAAGGATTCCTGCTGGAGATTTCTGAGGCCACACACAATTCGAGGAACTGCTTTGGGATCCATGTATTTATTTACTGTTCTCATTACTATCTTTTGTTGCTTTAGTGTTGGATTATGTTGGTAATTATGTTTTGATTTTTCCTTTGGTAATTTATAATTGGGTTGATGACTTGATGCAGAGCTTTGGTTGCTAGAGCCTTGATAGAGAATTCCCACCTGATAAATTGGTGGTTGTTATTCAAAGCATTCTATGGACTTGTAGCGTTAATCTGTGGCAATGGTTACATAGTTGGGATCAATCAGATCTACGATGTTGCTATTGACAAGTATGTACAATCATTCCATGGGTTGGATTATTTTTAGTACCTAAAATTCAGGAGCTATTATGAATTACGATTGATAGTGAAATATTTGCAACAGTTGTTATTGTGTACCTCacatttctgattttttttgctATTGAACAGGGTAAATAAGCCATATCTACCCATTGCTGCTGGTGATCTCTCAGTTGAGTCAGCATGGTTGCTGGTGACATTATTCGCAATTGCAGGCTTTTCAATTGTAGTGTTAAACTTTGGATCTTTCATTACCTCTCTATACTGCCTTGGCCTATTTCTTGGCACTATATATTCCGTTCCTCCATTCAGACTGAAGAAATATCCGGTTGCTGCTTTTCTTATCATCGCAATGGTACTTGGCCCCATCCTGTCTCTGTATTTACTTCCCTAGCACCGActgattccttttttttttgtttttgttttggtcATTCTTACCATAATTTGTATTGAAGTGCTATTGGTTACATTATGTGCTAAGTGAAACAAAACTTAATGCAAAAAAAGGGTAGTATCTCAGAAATTACTATATACTCCTACAATAGTTGCTTGCAACAGAATATCTAACTCTATTGATTCAAGGATTATGTGGCTTACAAAATTGTTAGATATGTCAGTGTACCTTGCAACATAACTATGCTTCTTATTCTACTTCCTTAAGAAGATGGTAGTGGCATCAAATCCATTTGTCAAGTGTTAACCAAGCATGAGTTGGAGCTAACAGTACTAAGATCCAATAGATATGATTGTCCAGGCATGCTTGTGCATGctaattttgttttcatgatcTTCAAGCTCCTTGTAGAAACGGATGATTAGTTGAGAACTCAAATTTCTAGGATATGTATTTGTTGGAAGAAGAGAAATAATAGCGTGACTAGCAACTCACCTGTACCAGTGTTGCTATGCCTTTAAAAAGGTACCTTACAAGGCTTTCTGAAAAACTTTTGATCTATTTATTTGCTGGAACTTTGACTAACCGAGGTAATTCCATTCTTTACAAATTACAAATCACACATGATACTGCCTGAACTTCTTAATTTCTCTCGGTTTACCCTGCATGATCTTGTTTCCTGCATTTCATGTTTATACAAACActtcatacatatgcatatcTTTTTGGCAAGAGAATCCCACATTTCAAGATTTTTTTATCAGGTTCGGGGTTTTCTTCTCAACTTTGGTGTGTACTATGCTACTAGGGCTGCACTAGGTCTTACATTCCAATGGAGGTAAATAGTCACTGGAAATTTCTGTGGAACTATTCTTGCATTCAGCATTATAAGTAGACATTCCATGTGTCTTACTTAATAGAAGTGGTAAAGGTTCTGTTGCTTTTGCTTCTCATTGCAGACGAACATTCAGAGACAAAATGATGTCTAATGCCATGTGATATTTTTGTATCTGCAGCTCTCCTGTTGCTTTCATTACATGCTTCGTGACACTATTTGCTTTGGTCATTGCTATAACCAAAGATCTCCCTGATGTTGAAGGGGATCGCAAGTGAGTTTCTAATTTTACATTGTCCTATAGTTATGTCCGCACTTTTTCTAATTTTACATTGATTTCGGGTATCAGTGGTAGCGGTTGGAACCAAAAACTCCGTTAGGATAACACAATATATGTCTAGGTGTACGTGTTTTAAAGAACATGCATCGAGGGTCATTACAATCTTCATACTAATGCCCAAAATCAATTGGTCAAACCATCAACACCTAGTTATCAAGACGAAGTTGTAAAGCAGACAATGATATTTTGAAACTGTGAGGTTTGTGTTACACTTCTCCAAGTTATGCCAAAAGAAATATCATTCAATGGTTGAATTGCTGACATTctacttataatttttttccCCCTGTCAGGTATCAGATATCAACTTTGGCAACAAAACTTGGTGTCAGAAATATTGCCTTCCTTGGCTCTGGTCTATTGGTAGCAAATTACATTGCTGCTATTGCTGTAGCTTTTCTCATGCCTCAGGTTATCTTACTGCTACGTTTGAGCTCCCTTGTAGCTTGTTTTCTCCTTCTGGCTAAAGAGACAAACCCAACAAGTGTTGTACACAACATACATTTTACTGGCATCATTTCCAATACCTTGTTTTTGCATATCTCTAATTCAACTCCAGTAAATGCTTAGATGGTAGAAACACAAATAAGGACAATTGTACTACTACCTTACTGCTACTCGCAGTGTTAGTATATACTACAATTCCATACATAGTGTTACGAtttggaagatgcaaaaccactTGTAAATGTAGGTATATGCACTATCTTAGCCTCCAAGAGCATCAAGATTTATTCAAGGGTATTTCAAGGATTAGCAAACAGGATTGTGTTTGAATATTAAAAGTTATCATCAATCTTGAGGCatgtttgatgatgatgatgattgcaTGTGTAGTCATGTATCTGCATGTAAATTTTGAAAGATTTCACCTTTTCTTCCTCCACTCCATGCAGCATGTTCAATCAATATGGCCTCTCCCATTCTGTCAATTCTCACACTTTATATAATTCCacatatttttttatcatttaTATTTATGCTATAAAATGCATTCATTTCAGACACTTAGTGATGATTTAATTTGTCACTGTAATTTTATATAACTTTTGTTCAATATTCAGACTCTTATATTTCTGAAGTATATCAGCATGGAGGATTGCTGTTCTTTCCATTGGATTTTTCAGAGCAGTATGCATGTTCAATATAGATAAGATAGTGTTACCTGGCTCCTTTTGTACTAATATTTTCTAATTTGCAGGCGTTCAGGCACTCTGTCATGGTCCCTGTGCATGTTGTCCTTGCAGCTGGTTTAATTTTCCAGGTAAACATGTTTGGTATTATGAATGATTGGTCCTGCAGCTTATATATGTTCTTACTGTTTCTTCTTAATACAAGACATACATGGTTCTTCTGCGTGTTTGAGAGAAAAAGTTCTTAATTTCTCAATGCAAACCTATGTACTTAGTGAATTGGACTAATCAGTATTGTTACCTTGCTTCTGTGGCATGTATGTTCTAGTTCTGACTTGTTTGTTCTTTACCATGATTTCAGACATGGGTTCTGGAGCAAGCTAAGTACACTAAGGTGAATCTTTCAAGTTACACTTTTCACAGTTGAGGTGTATTGTTGGTGTATATGCGAgctcatgtatagaggcccatctagaggcccatgtataggatctatatatcccacccttctagggtttggaggaatataaggaattattctctccatcatggtatcattagcctagggttaggttttctctctcccttccctcccAGCCGCCcgcagcagccaccgccgccggcctcctcctccccttttcccttctccttccctcccctcccttcctctgctccgcgCGCCGCGTGGGACGCCGCTCCGAGCGCCGCCTGGGCCGCCGCTCCGTCCTCTGCccttgcagccgccgccgcctggggccGCCTGGGccttgccgctgccgccgccggcgcgcgcgcgggcgcgccgCAGGGGGCGCTGCCGTCCCGGCTGCCGCTGCCCTGGTAGCGCTGGCGCCCCTGCCCGCGGGCGCAGGAAGCGCGGAGGGCGCGTGGGGgcccgatccgccgccgccggggcccgaTCCAGTCCCTCCTGGCCCTGCCTGCCGCTGGGGAGCCGCCTGTGCCACCGTCCGTTGTGGAGCCGCCCGTgcaggccgccgtcgccgccgcgggcgccgatccGGCGGTCCTGCAGGCCGCAGCGCAGCTCCTGCAGGCCGCGGGTGCTGCTCTAGGGGATGCGGCCGCCGATCTCGCCGCCCTGCGGCTCCCACggatgccgccggccgccgatcccgccgccgctgctgcccaccgcgccgccatcaCCGCGGGCAAACAGCCCGCCGCCGACACCACGCCCGATCCCGCGTGGACCGGGCTCGGGATGTCGCCCGCGGATGCACCGctctccgccgcctcgccgcctagtcggaggcttcggcggcccaggagcggctCCGCGTGGCTGCtctcgcctgggagcgcgagcgcgccgcggccgacaCCTCCACTCTCCGGgttgccgaggcggagcacttcctccgcgtctcctccggccggcccgtcgtccccgagcccggcgcctcttcctcccgccaggccccgcccgctggttctggagcccggtacgacccgaccgaccccatggtcgcccagctccacctctaGGCCGctggcgtccagaacatcagggccctggtcaacgtcctcctcgacccgacgtcctcttcctacggacgctggcgggaccaggtcctgctcgccctccgccgctacgccctcgacgaccacgtccttcTCGACACGTCGATCGAGGCGCAGGacgtggcgtggctgcgcctcgacagcatCGCCCTGTTCTGGATCTTCGGGActatctccctagatcttcaggacctcgtcaggacccacggcggcaccgcgcggcaggcctggtggcgctcgaggggcagttcctcggcaacgccgagtaccgcgccctccagctcgacgccaccttccgcaccttcgtgcaggggacctctccgttggtgagtactgccggcggatgaagggcatggccgatgctcttcacgacctcggggatccggtgtccaatcgggtcttggtgctcaatgtcctgcggggcctgagcagcacctatgaccacctgaagagctggatcgcccgccagagacccttcccctccttcctgcaggtccgggacgacctcgccctcgaggagatcaccaggggtctcgcgcccgaatcgccctcgtccacctccaccgcgctcgtcgctgctccaccggcttcctccgccgcccctgccacctctctccttggtgctgctcccgccgggcagaccggaggtgtGGGGGGGGGTGGACGTcgtcggcgggggggggggggggggacgtgggggtggcggcggcaccggtggccctgcttctgggggtaccggtaccggtgggggccgtcggggcgcgccaACTCCGCCGGCTCCGACTCCGACTCTCgcttctgcccctgcccctggaggtatgccctggccatccttcagcaacccatggtcatggcgcatctcgatgtggccgtttcagggtcCGGGCTGTACTAGACTCCGcctgctcagcccagccagcagccgatctggcctggggggtgggaccaggccgctttggcgcagtccttcagca
This portion of the Panicum virgatum strain AP13 chromosome 2N, P.virgatum_v5, whole genome shotgun sequence genome encodes:
- the LOC120661772 gene encoding probable homogentisate phytyltransferase 2, chloroplastic isoform X2 codes for the protein MAPLASPPLPYRAPAFLAAPAIRSGRPPRLLSPSRSASPLLSSGCAGCFPRAPRAPCTAARERRRDAVRTFSQTDAAGQAPLSKTLSDLKDSCWRFLRPHTIRGTALGSIALVARALIENSHLINWWLLFKAFYGLVALICGNGYIVGINQIYDVAIDKVNKPYLPIAAGDLSVESAWLLVTLFAIAGFSIVVLNFGSFITSLYCLGLFLGTIYSVPPFRLKKYPVAAFLIIAMVRGFLLNFGVYYATRAALGLTFQWSSPVAFITCFVTLFALVIAITKDLPDVEGDRKYQISTLATKLGVRNIAFLGSGLLVANYIAAIAVAFLMPQAFRHSVMVPVHVVLAAGLIFQDAISQYYRFVWNLFYAEYIFFPLI
- the LOC120661772 gene encoding probable homogentisate phytyltransferase 2, chloroplastic isoform X3: MAPLASPPLPYRAPAFLAAPAIRSGRPPRLLSPSRSASPLLSSGCAGCFPRAPRAPCTAARERRRDAVRTFSQTDAAGQAPLSKTLSDLKDSCWRFLRPHTIRGTALGSIALVARALIENSHLINWWLLFKAFYGLVALICGNGYIVGINQIYDVAIDKVNKPYLPIAAGDLSVESAWLLVTLFAIAGFSIVVLNFGSFITSLYCLGLFLGTIYSVPPFRLKKYPVAAFLIIAMVRGFLLNFGVYYATRAALGLTFQWSSPVAFITCFVTLFALVIAITKDLPDVEGDRKCTCFKEHASRVITIFILMPKINWSNHQHLVIKTKL
- the LOC120661772 gene encoding probable homogentisate phytyltransferase 2, chloroplastic isoform X1, which translates into the protein MAPLASPPLPYRAPAFLAAPAIRSGRPPRLLSPSRSASPLLSSGCAGCFPRAPRAPCTAARERRRDAVRTFSQTDAAGQAPLSKTLSDLKDSCWRFLRPHTIRGTALGSIALVARALIENSHLINWWLLFKAFYGLVALICGNGYIVGINQIYDVAIDKVNKPYLPIAAGDLSVESAWLLVTLFAIAGFSIVVLNFGSFITSLYCLGLFLGTIYSVPPFRLKKYPVAAFLIIAMVRGFLLNFGVYYATRAALGLTFQWSSPVAFITCFVTLFALVIAITKDLPDVEGDRKYQISTLATKLGVRNIAFLGSGLLVANYIAAIAVAFLMPQAFRHSVMVPVHVVLAAGLIFQTWVLEQAKYTKDAISQYYRFVWNLFYAEYIFFPLI
- the LOC120661770 gene encoding alpha-amylase/trypsin inhibitor-like isoform X2, which encodes MACSAMIGCVAAVATLALLAAGGEGAVFTVVNQCPFTVWAASVPVGGGRQLNRSESWRINVPAGTTAARIWARTGCQFDAAGRGSCRTGDCGGVLRCTGYGRAPNTLAEFALNQFNNLDFFDISLIDGFNVPMSFLPDGGSGCGRDPRCAADVNARCPAELRQDGACNNACPVFKEDVYCCVGSAANSCGPTNYSRYFKGECPDAYSYPKDDATSTFTCPTGTNYNVVFCP
- the LOC120661770 gene encoding alpha-amylase/trypsin inhibitor-like isoform X1, giving the protein MACSAMIGCVAAVATLALLAAGGEGAVFTVVNQCPFTVWAASVPVGGGRQLNRSESWRINVPAGTTAARIWARTGCQFDAAGRGSCRTGDCGGVLRCTGYGRAPNTLAEFALNQFNNLDFFDISLIDGFNVPMSFLPDGGSGCGRDPRCAADVNARCPAELRQDGACNNACPVFKEDVYCCVGSAANSCGPTNYSRYFKGECPDAYSYPKDDATSTFTCPTGTNYNVVFCP